In Candidatus Nanopelagicales bacterium, the genomic stretch AGCCGCAGCTCGCGCCGCCGCCGCGGGCCAGGACGCGGACGAACACGAACAGCCCGACGGCGAGACCGAAGACGCCGATGCGGCCGCCGGGGACGCCGACGAGGCAATTCTTGACGCTGAGCTGCTCGACGATGAGATCCTGGCTAGGGCGTTGGGCGATGACGCTGACGACGGCGAAGAGCCGCGGGTCATCTATGAGTCGACGTGCGACTACTGTCCCGTGTGCCAAGCGATGACGTTGCTGAGGACCGTGAGCCCGGAGGCAGCAGAGGGAATGGCCGAGGCGCTCGCTGCCGTCACAGATGCGGTCAAGCAGGCGGTTGAGGGCATGGCGACACACAGCGATTCAGGTCCCAAAGTCGAGCACATCCACGTCGACTAGTGCCGGTACACCCGACCGGTAACGCGACAGTGCCTTCGCGTCGCATACTCGCCTCGCCAGGGATAGCGTGAAACCCATGAGTCTGACCATCGGAATTGACATCGGCGGTACCAAGATTGCGGGCGGAGTCGTCGACGAGGACGGAACGGTGCTGCGCAACGAACGCCGCCGGACCCCTAGTCGCAGTCCCGAAGGCGTGGAAGCGGCGGTCATCGAGTTGGTCTTGGAGTTCAAAGCGGACTACGACGTCGAGGCCGTTGGCATTGGGGCCGCCGGGTTCGTCGACGAGAATCGATCCCGCGTGCTCTTGGCACCGAACCTGGGATGGGTCGATGAGCCGCTGCGGATGGCTATTCAAAGCAAGGTCGATCTGCCTGTCGTGGTGGAAAACGATGCCAACGCAGCGGCGTGGGGTGAGTTCAAGTTCGGTGGCACGGCGTTGGGGTCCGAGGTCGTCTGCGTCACCGTCGGCACTGGTATCGGTGGCGGACTGATCTTGGGCGGGCAGTTGTACCGAGGCGCGCACGGTATCGCCGCCGAACTCGGTCACCTAGGAGTCGAACCCGGTGGACGGTTGTGCGGCTGCGGGAACCGCGGGTGCTGGGAGCAATACGCCAGCGGCAACGCACTGGTTCGCGATGCTCGGCTATTGGCGGCGGAGCGAAGGCTTGAGGCCGAGGTGCTGCTGGACCTCGGAGATGGCACCCCTGAGGGTGTCGAAGGCCAACACATCACGCTGGCCGCTCGCAAGGGTGACCCCGTTGCGTTGGCTGCCTTTGACTCGTTGGCTCGGTGGCTCGGTACCGGCCTGGCGGACCTCGCGGCGATCCTGGACCCTGGTTGCTTCGTCATCGGTGGTGGCGTCAGTGAGGCTGGCGATTTGTTGCTCGGCGCTACACGCCGCGCATTTATCGCCTCGGTCTCGGGCCGGGATAACCGACCGATGCCGGAGATCGTGCTGGCGACGCTGGTAAATGAGGCTGGCCTGGTCGGTGCGGCCGATTTAGCGCGCTACCGCTAGCGAGCGGTGGAGTACCCCGGGACCAACTCGATCGCCAATTGCTCCAAGAACAAGCCAATATCGGTGACAACCCCAGTCGCCTGAGCGCTGCCACGATCCGCCAGTTTGGTAACCGTCGCCGGGTTAATGTCGACGCACACGAGCGGGATCGAGGCCGGCATGAGGTTGCCCGTCGCGATGGCGTGCAACATGGTCGCAACCATGACCGCGTAGCCGACGCCGGGGATCGCTGCCCGCATTGCTCGCTGGCCCTCCAACACGTCGGTGATGACGTCTGGCAATGGACCGTCATCGCGCACCGATCCAACCAGGACAAACTCCGATCCCGACTCGACGAGCGTGTGCATGATCCCCGATGGCAAGACGCCCTGCTCGACGGCCTGCTTGATCGAGCCCGCGGCGCGTATGCGGTTGATTGAGCGAATGTGGTGCTCGTGACCGTGGTCAACACCTGAACCACGGGACAGATCGACGCCCAACGAGGTTCCAAACATTGCTGACTCGATGTCATGAGTGGCCAGGGCATTGCCGGCGAAGAGCACGTCACACCACCCGGCGCGGATCAACGCGCACATTGCCGGGGCAGCACCGGTGTGAACGATCGCTGGTCCACCCACCCAAAGGATCTTCTTGCCGGCCTCCTTGGTCTCACGCATGCCGTCAGCGATCTTGCGCACCAGCAGCGCTTGTGGCTTTTCGCTGGAAACGACCGAGTTCATGAACTCAAAGACCGTCTCGTCCTTGTCAACGACCGGACGAGGAGCGATCTCTACCTTGACCCCCGCTGAGGTGACGATGACCTCTTCGCCCTGTTTGACGTCGGACATCGGCCGAATATGCACGCCGTCGGCATCGACGACGAGTCCGCAGTCCATCTCGGGGTTGGGGACTCGTAGCCACTTGCCGTTCAGTCGGACTTTGGTCTCCAGGTTGGTGCTGGAGTAGAACCCTTCCGGAAGAACGCCGTCTGCGGGGGCTGGCTCGGTGAGGACATCGGTATCCTCAACCGCGTTCGCGCCGTAGGTCTGGATCCGGGAGATTATCGATTCGAGTTTGTCGTCGTCGTCGTGGGTAACCGCGATGCGCGCCGACGAGAAGTCGGGCATTGCGCGACCAACGTCTAAATGCTCAAGGACGTAGTCTCCCTCGGAGGCGAGGATCTCGTCCAAGACCCTGCTGAGTGCGCCGCTGTTGAGGATGTGTCCGCGCATTTCGACGCGCTCAGTGCTAGCCATGAGCACACCGTAGTGGCTGGTTGCAGCTAAAGGACCGCGCCGTCGTCCCAGCCGTCGTCTTGTGGTGCACGATCCTTTGCGCGGACGAAGAGCGTGATGAAGCTAGCCGCAAAAACCACGACGCACACGGCGCCGACGATCGCTGGTTGGTAGGTCAGGAGGATGCCGACGATGACGTAGACGGTCGGTGCCCCAATGACGCCGACGATGGCTGCGCCCTTGATGGGATCGTCGAATCGAACGCGCGGAACCGCTGGCGGGACGAACCCATCCGGGTCGTGGTCAGACATCCGTGAAACCGGCCCGCTACTTCTTGGCAGGTTGGGCGGAGACCCGCTTCACGAAATCGACGCTGCCCTGGAAGATCAAGTCGGCATCGTTATCCAGGGTCGCGACGTGGTAGCTGTTGTGGAGGACAACTTCTTCTTTGTCGGTGCTGGAAACGTTGGCCAAGATCCAGGCCGTGTTCGAGGGCTCGACAACGTGATCGTCGGCGCTGCGGAAGACCAGGAGTGGCTGATCGACCTCGGTGATGTCGGACTTGACTGCGGACCAGAGGTGGGTCAGCGAGTACGCGGCCTTCAGTGGCAGCTTGGGGTAGCCGCCCTCGGTGACGTTCGGCTTCTTGATGTCGTCCACGATGCCGGGGAAGGAGGGAACGAATAGTCGCAAGACGGGCAGGAGGAAGCGGTCAGGTCGCTCGCTGTGAACCGCGGGGTTGACGACGACCAGGCCAGCAACGCCGTCGCCCTTCTCCTCGGCCAGTCGCAGCGCGAGTGATCCGCCCATCGACAGGCCCATCACGTAGACCTGTTCGCACTTGTCCGACAGTTCCCGGTAGGCGCGCTCAACCTCGGCGTACCAGTCCTGCCAGACGACGGAGTTCATGTCCTGCCAGCGGGTGCCGTGGCCTGGCAGACGCGGTGCGCGGACCGAGAAACCGGCGTCAGCCAGGGCTTGGGCCCACGGCTTGATGGACTTGGGCTGACCAGTGAATCCGTGACTGACGACAACGCCGATGGGGCCCTTGGCGTCGTGCGAGAACGGTTCAGCGTCGGGCAGAAGTGGCACAGCTTCTCCAGTTTGATCATGATGAAACGGGCGATTGGGGTCACGGAATGTTCGCACGCGACTGCGAACGTGTCCAACACCGGCTCAGAACGTGGCTCGGATGCCGGGGAGTTCGTTGCTCTGGCCTTGCCGCTGCCTTAGGCTGCATCTGTTGCGTCCGGGGTGTCCGGGTTCGCCCCCAGCCCGAGAGGAGCAGTTCGTGTTTTATTGGCTGCTCAAGTACATCTTCTTGGGCCCGATCCTCCGCCTGTTGTACCGCCCGCAGGTCACCGGACTGGAGAACGTCCCCAACGAGGGTCCGGTCATCCTCTCGATCAACCACAACTCCTTCATGGACTCGCTGTTTTTGCCATTGATGGTCAAGCGGCCAGTGACATTCCTCGCCAAGGACGAATACTTTGTGACTCCTGGCTTCAAGGGTTTCTGGATGAAGTTCTTCTTCACCAACGTCGGCCAGGTTCCGATCGACCGCTCCGGCGGCAATGCCAGCGAAGCAGCCCTGAATACCGGCGTCAGGGTGCTCAGCGGGGGCAACATGCTGGGTATATATCCCGAAGGCACCCGCACGCCGGACGGAAAGCTCTATCGCGGCCACACCGGAGTGGCGCGCATGGCGCTGGCAGCCAATGCGGTCGTCGTTCCCGTTGCGTTGCACAACACTCGGGAGGTCCAGCCCGCAGGCACCAAGATCCCTCGAGTCAAGAAGATCGGAATCAGCATCGGCAAGCCGTTGGACTTCAGCCGCTACGAGGGCATGGAAAACGATCGGTTCGTGCTGCGGTCCATGACCGACGAGATCATGTACGAGATCATG encodes the following:
- a CDS encoding ROK family glucokinase; translated protein: MSLTIGIDIGGTKIAGGVVDEDGTVLRNERRRTPSRSPEGVEAAVIELVLEFKADYDVEAVGIGAAGFVDENRSRVLLAPNLGWVDEPLRMAIQSKVDLPVVVENDANAAAWGEFKFGGTALGSEVVCVTVGTGIGGGLILGGQLYRGAHGIAAELGHLGVEPGGRLCGCGNRGCWEQYASGNALVRDARLLAAERRLEAEVLLDLGDGTPEGVEGQHITLAARKGDPVALAAFDSLARWLGTGLADLAAILDPGCFVIGGGVSEAGDLLLGATRRAFIASVSGRDNRPMPEIVLATLVNEAGLVGAADLARYR
- a CDS encoding TIGR00300 family protein; the protein is MASTERVEMRGHILNSGALSRVLDEILASEGDYVLEHLDVGRAMPDFSSARIAVTHDDDDKLESIISRIQTYGANAVEDTDVLTEPAPADGVLPEGFYSSTNLETKVRLNGKWLRVPNPEMDCGLVVDADGVHIRPMSDVKQGEEVIVTSAGVKVEIAPRPVVDKDETVFEFMNSVVSSEKPQALLVRKIADGMRETKEAGKKILWVGGPAIVHTGAAPAMCALIRAGWCDVLFAGNALATHDIESAMFGTSLGVDLSRGSGVDHGHEHHIRSINRIRAAGSIKQAVEQGVLPSGIMHTLVESGSEFVLVGSVRDDGPLPDVITDVLEGQRAMRAAIPGVGYAVMVATMLHAIATGNLMPASIPLVCVDINPATVTKLADRGSAQATGVVTDIGLFLEQLAIELVPGYSTAR
- a CDS encoding alpha/beta fold hydrolase produces the protein MPLLPDAEPFSHDAKGPIGVVVSHGFTGQPKSIKPWAQALADAGFSVRAPRLPGHGTRWQDMNSVVWQDWYAEVERAYRELSDKCEQVYVMGLSMGGSLALRLAEEKGDGVAGLVVVNPAVHSERPDRFLLPVLRLFVPSFPGIVDDIKKPNVTEGGYPKLPLKAAYSLTHLWSAVKSDITEVDQPLLVFRSADDHVVEPSNTAWILANVSSTDKEEVVLHNSYHVATLDNDADLIFQGSVDFVKRVSAQPAKK
- a CDS encoding 1-acyl-sn-glycerol-3-phosphate acyltransferase encodes the protein MPGSSLLWPCRCLRLHLLRPGCPGSPPAREEQFVFYWLLKYIFLGPILRLLYRPQVTGLENVPNEGPVILSINHNSFMDSLFLPLMVKRPVTFLAKDEYFVTPGFKGFWMKFFFTNVGQVPIDRSGGNASEAALNTGVRVLSGGNMLGIYPEGTRTPDGKLYRGHTGVARMALAANAVVVPVALHNTREVQPAGTKIPRVKKIGISIGKPLDFSRYEGMENDRFVLRSMTDEIMYEIMQLSDQEYSDIYASKAKTLIAETGSSDPTTTKPATGEGSAPTDSEAPASV